A single window of Bacteroides sp. DNA harbors:
- a CDS encoding ABC transporter permease yields MEYFEKYFYNLNIAFEAVIANKFRSMLTALGIIFGVAAVIAMLAIGNGARQEILEQMKMVGVNNIIIRPLFAKDESQDESQRGKFSPGLTLADVESIREVVPTVKKLSPEVEISTFAMNEGIRRPVRVGGVTPDYFEVYRLKIAQGEMFSEAHLKEGAPVAIIGNNIRGIFFGSSNPIGKQIKAGSNWLTVIGVVEDRLVTEDAIENLGVSEFNNVIYTPVQTLLLRFQDRSAISVAELQQSRRGGGRGRGNFVVIGGVAASSEEDQAKNYHQLDRITVQVENSEQLTPSADVIQRMLIRRHYGVEDFEVIVPELLLEQEQRTKDIFNIVLGAIAGISLIVGGIGIMNIMLASVMERTREIGIRLAVGARKSDVVFQFLSESTIISVSGGILGIFLGIGLSRAIMHFTDILTIVSPESILVSFGVAATVGIVFGYMPARKAAEKDPVTSLRYE; encoded by the coding sequence ATGGAGTATTTCGAAAAGTATTTCTATAACCTGAACATTGCCTTTGAGGCAGTCATTGCCAATAAGTTCCGGTCGATGCTAACCGCCCTGGGCATCATTTTTGGTGTTGCAGCAGTTATTGCGATGCTGGCCATTGGCAACGGGGCCCGGCAGGAGATCCTCGAGCAAATGAAGATGGTGGGGGTGAACAACATCATCATACGGCCACTATTTGCAAAGGACGAAAGCCAGGACGAGTCCCAGCGAGGGAAGTTCTCGCCGGGGCTGACGCTGGCTGATGTGGAAAGCATCCGCGAAGTTGTTCCCACCGTAAAGAAACTAAGCCCCGAAGTGGAGATCAGCACTTTTGCCATGAACGAAGGTATCCGCAGGCCGGTCAGGGTAGGTGGCGTCACGCCGGATTATTTCGAGGTGTACCGCCTGAAGATCGCCCAGGGCGAAATGTTCTCGGAGGCCCACCTGAAAGAGGGCGCCCCAGTGGCCATCATTGGCAACAACATCAGGGGCATCTTTTTTGGCAGTTCAAATCCCATTGGTAAACAAATCAAGGCTGGCAGCAATTGGCTTACGGTAATCGGGGTGGTGGAAGATCGTCTGGTTACCGAGGATGCCATTGAGAACCTGGGGGTGAGTGAATTCAACAACGTGATCTATACGCCGGTGCAAACCCTGCTGCTGCGTTTCCAGGACCGCTCGGCCATTTCGGTAGCAGAACTGCAGCAGAGCAGACGAGGTGGAGGCCGCGGGCGCGGTAATTTCGTCGTAATTGGCGGGGTGGCTGCTTCCAGTGAGGAAGACCAGGCGAAGAATTACCATCAGCTCGATCGTATCACGGTGCAAGTGGAAAATTCCGAACAACTGACACCTTCGGCCGATGTCATCCAGCGCATGCTGATTCGCCGGCATTACGGTGTGGAGGACTTTGAGGTCATTGTTCCTGAACTGTTGCTGGAACAGGAACAGCGCACCAAGGATATTTTTAACATTGTGCTGGGGGCTATCGCCGGTATCTCGCTCATTGTAGGCGGGATCGGCATCATGAATATCATGCTGGCTTCAGTGATGGAACGCACCCGTGAGATCGGTATCAGGCTTGCCGTGGGTGCCCGCAAATCGGATGTCGTGTTCCAGTTTCTCTCAGAATCCACCATTATCAGCGTCAGCGGGGGCATCCTCGGAATCTTCCTGGGTATCGGGCTCTCAAGGGCCATTATGCATTTCACGGATATTCTCACCATCGTATCGCCCGAATCCATCCTGGTCTCCTTTGGGGTGGCTGCCACGGTGGGCATTGTTTTTGGCTATATGCCGGCGCGTAAAGCCGCTGAAAAGGACCCGGTGACCTCGCTCAGGTATGAGTAG
- a CDS encoding efflux RND transporter periplasmic adaptor subunit, with protein sequence MIKKKWILISLGIIILAALWYFLRSEPVVVETITVPVERGDFKITVYTSGELEAKNSEEIQGPSNLRSVGVYNVQIAELIPEGTVVDEGDWVATLDRTEITSRLKDVETELEKLQTMHTQTMLDTTMDLRNARNDLINLEFSFEEAQISLDQSRFEPPATIRQAEINLDKAQRAYDQAKTNYELRQRQAQAKMQEVNASLSQIQRRYDNIVSVIDDFVISAPQDGMVIYRRNWDGTKVTIGSQISTWDNVVATLPDFSVMMSRTFVNEVDISKVKPNQPAEVVVDAFPEKKFTGFVTEVANIGEQRPNQDARVFEVKIQINEADTILRPAMTTKNTIITHVEEDVLFVAIEAIHGDNDLTWVYLQDHNKVVKKEVSVGLRNENQIIIVEGLKEGDQVLLTIPENADELKLIEL encoded by the coding sequence ATGATAAAAAAGAAATGGATCCTGATCAGCCTGGGGATAATAATCCTTGCAGCGCTGTGGTATTTTTTACGTTCTGAACCGGTAGTGGTTGAGACCATTACTGTTCCGGTTGAGCGCGGCGATTTTAAGATCACGGTTTACACCAGCGGTGAGCTGGAGGCCAAGAATTCGGAAGAAATTCAAGGGCCTTCCAATTTGCGTTCGGTAGGGGTTTATAACGTCCAGATTGCTGAGTTGATTCCCGAGGGAACCGTTGTAGATGAAGGCGACTGGGTGGCTACGCTCGACCGCACCGAAATCACCAGCCGCCTGAAAGATGTGGAAACCGAGCTGGAAAAACTGCAGACCATGCATACGCAGACCATGCTTGACACCACTATGGATCTTCGCAATGCGCGCAATGACCTGATCAACCTCGAGTTCAGCTTTGAGGAGGCGCAAATTTCCCTCGACCAGTCGCGTTTTGAGCCCCCGGCAACCATCCGTCAGGCGGAAATTAATCTGGATAAGGCGCAGCGGGCCTACGACCAGGCCAAGACCAATTATGAATTGCGTCAGCGGCAGGCACAGGCCAAGATGCAGGAAGTCAACGCTTCCCTCAGTCAAATCCAGCGCCGGTATGATAACATCGTTTCGGTGATCGACGATTTTGTGATTTCTGCCCCCCAGGATGGCATGGTGATTTACCGTCGCAACTGGGATGGCACCAAGGTCACCATCGGATCGCAGATCAGTACCTGGGACAATGTGGTGGCAACCCTGCCCGATTTCTCCGTGATGATGTCGCGAACCTTTGTCAATGAAGTCGACATCAGCAAGGTGAAGCCCAACCAGCCCGCCGAAGTGGTCGTGGATGCCTTCCCCGAAAAGAAGTTTACGGGCTTCGTGACCGAAGTGGCTAATATCGGCGAGCAACGCCCCAACCAGGACGCGCGGGTGTTTGAGGTGAAGATCCAGATCAACGAGGCGGATACCATCCTCCGGCCGGCCATGACCACCAAGAACACCATCATCACCCACGTGGAGGAAGATGTGTTGTTTGTGGCTATTGAAGCCATTCACGGCGATAACGATCTGACCTGGGTGTACCTCCAGGACCACAACAAAGTGGTGAAGAAGGAAGTTTCTGTTGGGCTGCGGAATGAAAACCAAATCATTATTGTGGAAGGCCTGAAAGAAGGCGACCAGGTGTTGCTGACCATTCCTGAAAATGCGGATGAGTTAAAACTCATTGAACTTTAA
- a CDS encoding thioesterase family protein, producing MVHTLKPGIKGKSSLKVTPKDTAEAYGSGIVAVFSTPAMIGLMENTAHLSVQPFLEEGFITVGTEVNIRHIKATPVGMTVTAECELLEVEGNKLSFRVSAYDEKGQIGMGTHTRYVVHAESFLKKI from the coding sequence ATGGTCCATACATTGAAACCCGGCATCAAAGGAAAATCTAGTTTGAAGGTAACGCCAAAGGATACGGCCGAAGCCTACGGATCGGGCATCGTAGCGGTCTTTTCCACGCCTGCCATGATCGGGCTGATGGAAAACACCGCCCACCTCAGCGTGCAGCCTTTCCTGGAAGAAGGATTCATTACAGTAGGCACAGAAGTCAATATCCGCCACATCAAGGCCACCCCCGTGGGAATGACCGTCACGGCTGAGTGCGAGCTCCTGGAAGTGGAAGGCAATAAACTTAGTTTCCGCGTAAGCGCTTATGACGAAAAAGGGCAGATCGGCATGGGAACGCACACCCGATATGTGGTGCATGCCGAAAGCTTCCTGAAAAAGATTTAA
- a CDS encoding AsmA-like C-terminal region-containing protein, whose amino-acid sequence MVKKTLKIAGIIIAFILLLLLILPFAFKGRIVEKVRTEINKNLNATVELGDISLSLIRNFPNASLGMNDLKIIGAEPFAKDTLVAIERTRLTIDLFSLFGDGGFEVKRISLTRPDLLLKVLEDGTANWDIMKETEEEEIIDEEAFVLHLKSVKIAEGKVAYLDDEGEIYVDVDDLNGVLKGDLSLDVTDISTRNATIGSFSLRYGQLPILSNIAGKVSAKMEANLVDYVYTFSDNEFLLNELPVSFDGMISLPGDDIVMDFTFSALQSDFKNFLSIIPAVYTEDFSALKTSGSMELEGFVKGTYNDDETPGFGLKLGIQDGMFQYPDLPASVSNVQLRLNVDNPGKDLDLTVVDLPVLKMNLGGNPLDAKLTLKTPASDPDIDALLIGRIDLGELGRYYPLPEGTTLRGILDSDLQARGKLSAIENKQYQDFFAEGHFKVNELVYASPDLPQTVEVSRAELQLSPQFVSLPAFSLKMGESDLNATGRIDNLLGYLLDDQLLKGSFETRSDFFNLNQLMEGLPEDETEDTTELSVIKVPANIDFTLRSRFERLAFGKLDITDAAGMIRLADEKAILEGLSMDLLGGSLSLNGSYSTAGDLPEVDFGLDISQFDIQQAFNAFNTFQILAPVGEYALGNISGKLNLSSMLDNSLKPLLESLTGSGSMSSPSLSLEGSPAMTKLADLTRVDAFNQISIRDLMLSFEFQDGRVDVSPFNLEFGQSKATVSGSNFFDQTISYVMNIEMPREQFGGAANQVLDNLVNQAAGKGLNIIPGQTVNLDVIIGGTFTNPEVSFGLSGLMDDLTGQVRDQLEQRVLDEVQVVREQAEDRVQEEVDDARQKVQAELDARADQIMQQAQRQADNLRREATSAAERIRKEARDQAQRLENEASGPIAKAAARRAGEALIREADQRAAQVEQEGESNAQRIVSEARQRADRIRAGEEGENE is encoded by the coding sequence ATGGTTAAGAAAACGCTGAAAATTGCTGGCATCATTATTGCCTTTATCCTGTTGTTGCTCCTGATTTTGCCCTTTGCTTTTAAAGGGCGCATCGTAGAAAAGGTAAGAACCGAGATCAATAAAAACCTGAACGCCACCGTTGAGCTCGGCGACATTAGCCTGTCGCTGATCCGCAACTTTCCCAATGCCTCACTGGGTATGAACGATTTGAAGATCATCGGGGCGGAGCCCTTCGCAAAGGATACCCTGGTAGCCATCGAGCGCACCCGCCTGACCATCGACCTCTTTAGCCTCTTCGGGGATGGTGGCTTTGAGGTCAAAAGAATCAGCCTCACCCGGCCCGATCTTCTGCTGAAGGTGCTGGAAGATGGTACGGCTAACTGGGACATTATGAAGGAAACGGAAGAAGAGGAAATTATTGATGAGGAAGCCTTTGTGCTCCACCTGAAAAGCGTGAAGATCGCTGAGGGCAAAGTTGCCTATCTTGACGATGAGGGGGAAATTTATGTGGATGTTGATGACCTGAACGGAGTTCTAAAGGGCGACCTGAGCCTGGATGTAACCGACATCTCTACCCGCAATGCCACCATAGGTTCCTTCAGCCTGCGCTACGGACAGCTGCCAATCCTGTCGAATATTGCGGGGAAGGTTTCCGCTAAGATGGAAGCCAATCTGGTGGATTATGTTTACACCTTCAGCGACAATGAATTTTTGCTGAATGAACTTCCCGTGAGCTTCGACGGGATGATTTCCCTTCCCGGTGACGATATCGTGATGGATTTTACCTTCAGTGCCCTTCAGTCTGATTTCAAAAACTTCCTGTCCATCATTCCTGCCGTTTACACCGAGGACTTCAGTGCCCTGAAGACCTCCGGCAGTATGGAGCTTGAGGGTTTCGTGAAGGGGACTTATAATGATGATGAAACGCCTGGCTTTGGCCTGAAGCTTGGCATACAGGACGGGATGTTCCAGTATCCTGATCTGCCGGCCTCGGTGAGCAATGTGCAGCTCAGGCTGAATGTTGATAATCCCGGCAAGGACCTTGACTTGACAGTGGTTGACCTGCCTGTGTTGAAAATGAACCTGGGCGGCAATCCACTGGATGCCAAACTGACCCTGAAGACACCGGCCAGTGACCCGGATATAGATGCCCTGCTCATTGGTCGCATCGACCTGGGTGAGCTCGGCCGTTATTACCCCCTGCCTGAAGGGACCACCCTGAGGGGCATCCTGGACAGCGACCTGCAGGCCCGCGGAAAACTGTCGGCCATTGAAAACAAACAATACCAGGACTTCTTTGCCGAAGGGCATTTCAAGGTGAATGAACTGGTGTATGCCTCTCCCGATTTGCCCCAGACCGTGGAGGTGTCGCGTGCTGAATTGCAGCTTTCGCCCCAGTTCGTTAGCCTCCCCGCCTTCTCCCTGAAGATGGGCGAGAGCGACCTGAATGCTACTGGTCGAATTGACAACCTGCTGGGCTACCTGCTCGATGACCAGTTACTGAAGGGAAGCTTTGAAACCCGTTCCGACTTCTTCAACCTCAACCAGTTGATGGAAGGCCTGCCCGAAGATGAAACGGAAGATACAACCGAACTGTCTGTGATCAAGGTGCCCGCTAATATTGACTTTACCCTGCGTTCACGCTTCGAACGCCTGGCCTTTGGCAAACTTGACATCACCGATGCAGCAGGGATGATCCGCCTGGCTGATGAAAAGGCTATACTTGAAGGCCTCAGCATGGACCTGCTCGGGGGTTCGCTTTCCCTGAACGGCTCCTACAGCACTGCAGGTGATTTACCTGAAGTGGATTTTGGCCTGGATATTTCGCAGTTCGACATTCAGCAGGCATTCAATGCCTTTAACACATTTCAGATACTTGCTCCTGTCGGGGAATATGCCCTGGGTAACATTTCAGGAAAACTGAATCTGAGCAGTATGCTCGATAACTCCCTGAAGCCCTTACTGGAAAGCCTCACTGGCTCGGGCAGCATGAGTTCACCGTCCTTGTCACTGGAGGGTAGCCCAGCCATGACCAAGCTGGCCGACCTGACCAGAGTGGATGCTTTTAATCAAATCTCCATTCGCGACTTGATGCTCAGTTTTGAATTTCAGGACGGCAGGGTGGATGTGAGTCCCTTCAACCTGGAATTCGGGCAATCGAAGGCTACGGTCAGTGGCAGCAACTTCTTCGATCAGACCATCAGCTATGTGATGAATATTGAAATGCCTCGTGAGCAGTTTGGCGGGGCTGCCAACCAGGTGCTCGATAACCTGGTGAACCAGGCAGCGGGAAAGGGCTTGAATATCATCCCGGGCCAGACGGTAAACCTGGATGTGATCATTGGGGGCACTTTTACCAATCCTGAAGTGAGCTTTGGCCTCTCGGGGCTGATGGATGATTTGACGGGGCAAGTTCGCGACCAGCTTGAGCAGCGCGTGCTGGATGAAGTTCAGGTTGTGCGTGAGCAGGCAGAGGACCGCGTGCAGGAGGAAGTTGATGACGCCCGCCAAAAGGTCCAGGCTGAACTCGATGCCCGGGCCGATCAGATCATGCAGCAAGCACAGCGTCAGGCCGATAACCTCAGGCGCGAGGCAACCTCAGCGGCCGAACGCATCCGCAAGGAAGCCCGCGACCAGGCCCAGCGCCTCGAGAACGAAGCTTCAGGCCCCATCGCCAAAGCAGCAGCCCGCCGTGCCGGTGAAGCCCTTATCCGCGAAGCTGATCAGCGAGCCGCACAGGTGGAACAGGAAGGCGAAAGCAATGCCCAGCGCATTGTCAGCGAAGCCCGGCAACGCGCCGACCGCATCCGGGCAGGGGAAGAAGGTGAGAATGAATAA
- the aroC gene encoding chorismate synthase, protein MSGNTFGSLLQLTTFGESHGLAIGGILEGFPAGIDIDLSLVARDMARRRPGQSSLTTPRSEEDQVEFLSGIFEGRSLGTPIAFLIRNKDTRSKDYNALKDVYRPSHADYTWEKKFGLRDHRGGGRSSARETAARVAAGALAKMLLARAGVEVLAWVSAVGPFEARVDQDTVNPDQIESNPLRCPDPAAASQMMEYIEHLKAAGDSTGGVITGLLRGVPGGLGEPVFDKLQAELGKAMLSINAVKGFDYGSGFSAAAMKGSEHNDAFSTGPNGEVITLTNRSGGIQGGISNGQPIYFRVAFKPVATIASAQQTINKKGEAVTLEAKGRHDPCVVPRAVPIVEAMAALTLADHLLRNKVASL, encoded by the coding sequence ATGTCGGGAAATACCTTTGGAAGCCTGTTACAATTAACGACTTTTGGCGAGTCGCATGGTCTTGCTATTGGCGGTATTCTGGAGGGTTTCCCTGCCGGTATTGACATTGATCTCTCGCTGGTGGCCAGGGATATGGCGCGCCGCCGCCCGGGGCAATCAAGCCTGACCACCCCCCGCAGCGAGGAGGACCAGGTGGAGTTCCTTTCTGGAATCTTCGAAGGCCGCTCGCTGGGCACTCCTATTGCCTTCCTGATCCGCAACAAAGATACACGTTCAAAAGATTACAATGCGCTCAAAGATGTCTACCGTCCTTCGCACGCCGACTATACCTGGGAGAAGAAGTTTGGCCTGCGCGACCACAGGGGCGGGGGTCGCTCATCGGCCCGTGAAACCGCAGCCCGCGTTGCAGCCGGGGCACTGGCCAAAATGCTGCTGGCCAGGGCAGGGGTCGAGGTGCTGGCCTGGGTTTCTGCTGTCGGGCCTTTTGAAGCCCGGGTGGATCAGGATACCGTAAACCCAGATCAGATAGAGTCCAACCCCTTGCGCTGTCCTGATCCTGCGGCCGCCAGCCAAATGATGGAATATATCGAACACCTGAAAGCTGCGGGCGACAGCACCGGCGGGGTGATCACCGGCTTGTTGCGGGGCGTGCCTGGAGGACTGGGAGAACCTGTCTTCGATAAACTGCAGGCCGAGCTTGGAAAAGCCATGCTCAGCATCAATGCCGTGAAGGGCTTTGACTATGGCAGTGGCTTTTCGGCCGCCGCCATGAAAGGCTCCGAGCATAACGATGCCTTCAGCACAGGCCCCAATGGGGAGGTGATAACCCTCACCAACCGCTCGGGGGGGATTCAAGGGGGCATCAGCAACGGACAACCTATTTATTTCAGGGTGGCATTCAAGCCCGTAGCCACCATCGCATCGGCCCAGCAAACCATCAACAAAAAGGGCGAAGCGGTGACCCTTGAAGCCAAAGGCCGCCACGACCCCTGTGTGGTGCCGCGCGCCGTGCCCATTGTCGAGGCCATGGCTGCGCTTACCCTGGCCGACCACCTGTTACGAAATAAGGTAGCATCCCTGTAA
- a CDS encoding alpha-amylase family glycosyl hydrolase, whose protein sequence is MKNAFPKLSLFIFLLTGFGLQGIFAQVTMNPPLPTATDEVVLTFNAVGTALEDYDGNIYSHTGVTIEGATNPSDNGRWKYVIGDWGENETQPQWTEIGDNLYELILEPSIREFYGVPQNLQITEICLVIRSANDPYLQTSPDIFLEVVQAGLSVTITSPIGLQPIFELGETVTISGAANDAVLISLFVNDELTSTSTEATLSYDWEATSQGRYDVRLVAEDENEETVEATTYFYVRGSVPVAALPEGLISGANYLDASTVTLVLHDPPAMKEFVFLIGDFNEWEIDEDYYMNRTPDGEYYWITLDGLTPDTEYAYQYYIDGEIRLADPYTHKVLDPWNDQWIESFNYPNLKPYPAGKTEGIVSVIHPGKAEYQWQVTDFTPPAPMDMVVYELHIRDFVDTRAIKTVRDSLDYLQNLGVNVIELMPINEFEGNNSWGYNPSFYFATDKAYGTMNDYKAFIDECHSRGIAVVIDMVLNHSFGQSPLIHMYSGENFWEPSSDNPWYNVTCPHEPWCWGADFNHLSPYTQAFVDRVNEYWLTEFKVDGFRFDFTKGFTNVQSGGQGWNYDAVRVGLLKRMADHIWTVNPDTYVILEHFTDNSEEKELANYGMMIWGNMNHNYLEAAMGWIPESNFQWISYNARDYDNPHLVGYMESHDEERMMYKNITYGNSNNPQYNIKDLSIALRRAELAATFLLTIPGPRMIWQFGELGYDYSINYCPHNGEISDECRTDPKPVRWDYFDDWRRKRVYDIYSLMANLKTSEEVFSTEDFTLDLAGNVKRIHLNHPNNKVTIIGNFGIEEFVTIPNFQQTGTWHEYFSGQTLNVTNTTDAITLEPGEYRLYSTVAFPDHGLPLSSEEPLETLNNQAKVYPNPSAKGFWFEIPLSRAGMVTLEVFDLQGKQVFRQEQEGLPGINTWFWNGFAGEREKAGLYFYRILTGNQSFSGRLMIK, encoded by the coding sequence ATGAAAAACGCTTTTCCCAAACTGTCCCTGTTTATTTTCCTCTTAACGGGCTTTGGCCTGCAGGGGATTTTCGCACAGGTCACCATGAACCCGCCTCTACCCACTGCTACCGATGAAGTGGTGCTGACCTTCAATGCCGTTGGCACTGCCCTTGAAGATTATGATGGCAATATTTATTCGCATACGGGAGTAACCATCGAAGGTGCAACCAACCCCAGTGACAATGGCCGCTGGAAATATGTGATCGGCGACTGGGGAGAAAACGAGACCCAACCCCAGTGGACGGAAATAGGCGACAACCTGTATGAACTCATCCTTGAACCCAGCATCCGCGAATTTTATGGCGTCCCCCAAAATCTGCAGATTACTGAAATATGCCTGGTGATTCGCTCGGCCAATGATCCTTATCTTCAGACCAGCCCTGACATTTTCCTGGAAGTGGTGCAGGCGGGCCTGAGCGTGACCATCACATCGCCCATCGGGCTGCAACCCATCTTTGAATTGGGAGAAACTGTCACTATTTCGGGCGCTGCCAACGATGCGGTTTTGATTTCCCTTTTTGTTAATGATGAACTTACTTCCACCTCCACCGAGGCTACCTTATCATATGACTGGGAAGCGACAAGCCAAGGCCGTTATGATGTAAGGCTGGTAGCCGAAGACGAGAACGAAGAAACCGTGGAGGCCACCACTTACTTTTATGTAAGGGGCAGCGTGCCTGTGGCAGCCCTTCCCGAAGGGTTGATCAGCGGGGCCAACTACCTGGATGCAAGTACTGTGACACTGGTTTTGCACGACCCGCCAGCAATGAAGGAATTTGTCTTCCTGATCGGCGATTTCAATGAATGGGAAATCGACGAGGACTATTATATGAACCGCACCCCTGACGGGGAATATTACTGGATTACCCTCGACGGCCTAACCCCCGATACCGAATATGCCTATCAGTATTATATTGACGGAGAGATACGCCTGGCCGACCCCTACACGCATAAGGTTCTCGATCCCTGGAATGATCAGTGGATCGAAAGCTTCAACTACCCCAACCTGAAGCCTTACCCTGCAGGCAAGACCGAAGGCATCGTGAGTGTCATCCATCCAGGCAAGGCCGAATACCAATGGCAGGTGACTGATTTTACACCGCCTGCCCCAATGGATATGGTAGTGTATGAGTTGCACATCCGCGACTTTGTGGACACCCGTGCCATCAAAACGGTCAGGGACTCGCTCGACTACCTGCAGAACCTGGGCGTAAATGTTATTGAGCTGATGCCCATCAATGAGTTCGAAGGCAATAACTCCTGGGGGTACAACCCTTCGTTCTACTTTGCCACCGACAAGGCCTATGGCACGATGAACGACTACAAGGCGTTCATTGATGAATGCCACAGCCGCGGCATAGCTGTTGTGATTGACATGGTATTGAACCATAGCTTTGGGCAATCTCCCCTGATCCATATGTATTCGGGCGAAAACTTCTGGGAGCCCTCTTCCGACAACCCCTGGTACAATGTCACTTGCCCCCACGAGCCCTGGTGCTGGGGTGCCGACTTCAATCACCTGAGCCCCTATACCCAGGCCTTTGTTGACCGCGTGAATGAGTATTGGTTGACCGAGTTTAAAGTCGATGGTTTCCGCTTTGACTTCACCAAGGGCTTCACCAATGTGCAGTCGGGAGGTCAGGGCTGGAATTATGATGCCGTGCGGGTTGGACTCCTGAAAAGAATGGCTGACCATATCTGGACCGTCAACCCCGACACCTATGTCATCCTTGAGCATTTCACCGACAACAGCGAGGAGAAGGAACTGGCCAATTACGGGATGATGATCTGGGGCAACATGAACCACAACTACCTGGAAGCGGCCATGGGCTGGATCCCCGAGAGCAATTTCCAGTGGATCTCCTATAACGCCAGGGATTACGACAACCCCCACCTGGTGGGTTATATGGAAAGCCACGATGAGGAAAGGATGATGTACAAGAACATTACCTATGGTAATTCAAATAATCCGCAATACAACATCAAGGATCTGAGCATTGCCCTGCGCCGTGCCGAGCTGGCCGCAACATTTCTCCTTACCATCCCCGGCCCGAGGATGATCTGGCAGTTTGGCGAGCTGGGCTACGATTATTCCATCAACTACTGTCCCCACAACGGGGAGATCAGTGATGAGTGCCGCACCGATCCCAAACCTGTGCGCTGGGATTACTTCGATGACTGGAGGCGCAAGCGGGTTTACGACATTTATTCGCTGATGGCCAATCTGAAAACCTCGGAGGAGGTATTCAGCACTGAAGATTTTACGCTGGACCTGGCGGGCAATGTCAAGCGGATTCACCTGAACCATCCCAACAATAAGGTGACCATCATCGGAAACTTTGGAATCGAAGAGTTCGTCACCATTCCCAACTTCCAGCAAACGGGCACCTGGCACGAATACTTCAGCGGACAAACGCTGAATGTTACCAACACCACGGATGCCATCACCCTTGAGCCTGGTGAGTATCGCCTCTATTCCACGGTGGCCTTCCCTGATCACGGCCTGCCGCTCTCATCGGAAGAACCCCTTGAAACCCTGAACAACCAGGCAAAGGTATACCCCAACCCATCTGCAAAAGGCTTCTGGTTTGAAATACCCCTAAGCCGTGCAGGCATGGTGACACTGGAAGTGTTCGACCTGCAGGGTAAGCAAGTCTTTCGCCAGGAGCAGGAAGGTCTTCCCGGCATCAACACCTGGTTCTGGAATGGTTTTGCCGGCGAAAGGGAAAAAGCAGGGCTTTATTTCTACCGCATCCTCACCGGAAACCAGTCGTTCTCGGGAAGGCTTATGATAAAATAA
- a CDS encoding outer membrane beta-barrel protein, with protein MKIIKQIVLLASVMVFSAPLIAQSSLSAEVSQAYTSFLFTASDGQQLNKEYLGIFNGAYGFGYRYVTDGGFVVRSVIGMRKAGASLVYDDMNYSWDLQYADLKAGLGYMYRFEKVFPYLVASWYTSYLLRGFQTLNNEDFNITKADLLKRWDYGLVISPGVELKLSESVAGFAEFNYIRGLQNIETDEGQKASNVAYSLTLGLSFNLSK; from the coding sequence ATGAAAATCATAAAACAAATTGTTTTGCTTGCAAGCGTCATGGTCTTTTCAGCCCCGCTTATTGCACAGTCGAGCCTTTCCGCAGAGGTCTCACAAGCCTACACTTCCTTCCTGTTTACCGCCAGTGATGGACAACAGCTCAACAAGGAATACCTTGGAATTTTCAATGGTGCCTATGGTTTTGGATACCGGTATGTGACCGATGGCGGCTTCGTAGTCCGGTCGGTGATTGGCATGCGAAAAGCAGGTGCCAGCCTGGTTTATGATGACATGAACTATTCCTGGGACCTGCAATATGCAGATTTAAAGGCTGGCCTCGGCTACATGTACAGGTTTGAGAAAGTCTTTCCCTACCTGGTGGCCTCATGGTACACCTCTTACTTGCTGAGAGGCTTCCAGACCCTTAATAATGAAGATTTCAACATCACTAAGGCTGATTTGCTGAAAAGGTGGGACTATGGGCTGGTCATTTCCCCCGGGGTTGAATTAAAGCTGTCGGAATCTGTTGCCGGCTTTGCCGAATTCAATTATATCCGCGGGCTGCAAAACATTGAAACGGATGAAGGGCAAAAAGCCAGCAATGTGGCTTATTCCCTGACCCTGGGTCTTTCCTTTAACCTTTCCAAGTAA